A DNA window from Trichosurus vulpecula isolate mTriVul1 chromosome 2, mTriVul1.pri, whole genome shotgun sequence contains the following coding sequences:
- the LOC118839826 gene encoding LOW QUALITY PROTEIN: olfactory receptor 14C36-like (The sequence of the model RefSeq protein was modified relative to this genomic sequence to represent the inferred CDS: inserted 1 base in 1 codon) — translation MSNFTIVTEFLLMGFSDIRELQIIYALLFLLIYLATLTGNLLIVVVTTLDRSLHTPMYFFLRNLSIVDACYISVTVPKASVNSLVNNRAISVAGCAAQIFLVLFLACVEFTLLTVMARDRYVAICHPLHYPMIMSPQVCMQMTLTCLLTAFLYAGFHTGYTFQLPFCQSNVIHQFFCDTPSLLKLSCAETFRNKISIAASILGIGFVCFAFITASYIRIFSTVFKFPVKEDQRKAFSTCVPHILVVSLFIISGFYVYLHPPSHXESIKDLVLSVVYSVIPPFLNPIIYSLRNKQIKEAVRIVMKRKLFCRNIA, via the exons ATGTCTAACTTTACCATTGTAACTGAATTCCTCCTCATGGGGTTTTCTGATATTCGGGAACTACAGATTATATATGCTTTACTTTTCTTACTCATTTACTTGGCGACTCTGACGGGAAATCTCCTAATTGTTGTAGTCACTACTCTTGACAGGAGCCTTCACactcccatgtacttcttccttagGAATCTGTCTATTGTAGATGCCTGTTACATATCAGTCACAGTCCCCAAGGCATCTGTTAACTCCCTAGTAAACAACAGGGCTATTTCTGTAGCTGGATGTGCAGCCCAGATATTTCTTGTGCTATTCCTTGCGTGTGTTGAGTTTACTTTACTCACTGTTATGGCTCGTGATCGATATGTTGCCATATGCCACCCACTCCACTATCCAATGATCATGAGTCCCCAAGTCTGTATGCAGATGACCTTGACATGCTTGCTCACTGCCTTCCTGTATGCAGGTTTCCATACTGGCTACACATTTCAATTGCCTTTCTGCCAATCCAATGTGATCCATCAGTTCTTCTGTGACACCCCCTCTTTACTCAAACTCTCTTGTGCAGAGACTTTCCGTAATAAGATATCCATAGCAGCCTCCATTCTGGGCATTGGGTTTGTCTGCTTTGCCTTCATCACTGCATCTTACATTCGTATATTTTCTACTGTGTTCAAGTTTCCAGTGAAAGAAGACCAAAGAAAAGCATTTTCTACCTGTGTCCCCCACATCCTTGTGGTGtcattgtttattatttctggaTTTTATGTGTACTTGCATCCACCTTCAC CTGAATCCATTAAAGATTTAGTCCTTTCAGTGGTCTACTCTGTAATACCTCCTTTCCTGAACCCCATCATATATAGTCTGCGAAACAAACAGATAAAGGAGGCTGTGAGAATAGTAATGAAGAGGAAGCTTTTTTGCAGGAATATAGCATAA
- the LOC118836206 gene encoding olfactory receptor 14C36-like — MSNFTTTVTAFLLLGFSDTRELQILYSLLLLLIYSAGLMGNLLIVIITTFDRRLHTPMYFFLRNLSIVDACFISITIPQASVNSLVNNRAISVPGCAAQIFLLIFIAYVEITLLTVMARDHSVAICQPLLYPVIMSPRVCMQMTLTCLFTGLLYAGFHTGYTFQLSFCQSNVIHQFFCDIPSLLKISCSETFRHTLSLLGSVLVIGVGCFTFITASYISIFSSVLRFPVKEDQRKAFSTCVPHIVVVSLFLFSISYVYLKPPSDSGSIKDIIFSIFYSIIAPFLNPIIYSLRNKQIKEALRIVIKRQLFFLKE; from the coding sequence ATGTCTAACTTTACCACCACTGTGACTGCATTTCTACTCCTAGGGTTTTCTGACACCCGTGAGCTGCAGATCTTATattctttgcttttgcttctcATTTACTCAGCAGGCTTGATGGGGAATCTCCTCATTGTTATCATCACCACCTTTGACAGGAGACTCCACACccccatgtactttttcctcagGAATCTGTCCATTGTGGATGCCTGCTTCATATCAATAACAATTCCACAGGCATCTGTTAACTCCCTGGTGAACAACAGAGCTATCTCAGTTCCTGGATGTGCAGCTCAGATATTCTTGCTGATTTTCATAGCATATGTTGAGATAACTTTGCTCACTGTCATGGCCCGTGATCATTCTGTTGCCATATGTCAACCACTTCTCTATCCAGTGATCATGAGTCCCCGAGTCTGTATGCAGATGACCTTAACATGCTTGTTCACTGGCCTTTTGTATGCAGGTTTCCATACTGGTTACACATTTCAATTGTCTTTCTGCCAATCTAACGTGATCCACCAGTTCTTCTGTGATATCCCCTCTCTACTCAAGATCTCTTGCTCAGAGACATTCAGGCATACATTATCCTTACTTGGCTCTGTTTTGGTGATTGGGGTTGGCTGCTTTACCTTCATCACTGCATCTTATATTAGCATATTTTCCTCTGTGCTCAGATTTCCCGTGAAAGAAGACCAAAGAAAAGCCTTCTCTACTTGTGTCCCTCATATCGTTGTggtttctttgttccttttttcgATTTCTTATGTGTACCTCAAACCACCTTCAGATTCTGGGTCCATTAAAGATATAATCTTTTCAATATTCTATTCCATAATTGCTCCTTTTCTAAATCCTATTATATACAGTTTACGGAATAAGCAGATAAAGGAGGCTTTAAGAATAGTAATTAagagacagcttttttttttaaaggaatga